The following proteins are co-located in the Mesorhizobium australicum WSM2073 genome:
- a CDS encoding Hsp20 family protein, which produces MSRMTPFSSPLLLGFDAMEKTLERLAKSGDSYPPYNIERLSGADGKAERLRITLAVAGFAESDLDVTTEENQLVVRGRQTDDTEREFLHRGIAARQFQRCFVLADGMRVIAAELKNGLLSIDLDRPESERLVRKINISVKD; this is translated from the coding sequence ATGAGCCGAATGACGCCTTTCTCCAGCCCGCTTCTCCTGGGTTTCGACGCCATGGAAAAGACCCTGGAGCGTCTGGCGAAGTCCGGTGACAGCTACCCTCCCTACAACATCGAGCGCCTGAGCGGTGCCGACGGCAAGGCCGAAAGGCTGCGCATTACACTCGCCGTCGCCGGGTTCGCCGAAAGCGATCTCGATGTGACAACGGAGGAAAACCAGTTGGTCGTGCGCGGTCGCCAGACCGACGATACCGAGCGCGAATTCCTTCATCGCGGCATTGCCGCACGCCAGTTCCAGCGCTGCTTCGTGCTGGCCGACGGCATGCGTGTGATCGCGGCGGAGCTGAAGAACGGCCTTTTGTCGATCGACCTTGATCGGCCGGAGTCGGAACGGCTGGTACGGAAAATAAACATATCGGTGAAAGACTGA
- a CDS encoding nucleoside hydrolase: MPQPRKIIIDTDPGQDDAIAILLALGSPELEIAGISAVAGNVPLKLTEKNARKICELAGRPEIKVYAGAIRPLARELVTAEEVHGKTGLNGPDLPEPTMKLQDQYAVDFIVETLMKEESGTITLCPLGPLTNVALALIREPRIAPRIKEIVLMGGGFFEGGNVTPTAEFNIYVDPHAADVVFRSGIPIVMMPLDVTHKALTTSKRIEAFRKLGTKVGIAAAEMLEFFERYDEGKYGTDGGPLHDPCVIAYLLKPDLFKGRHCNVTVETASELTMGMTVVDWWGVTSREKNAMVMRDIDHDGFFALLVERLGRLN; this comes from the coding sequence ATGCCCCAACCACGCAAGATCATCATCGACACCGATCCCGGCCAGGACGACGCCATCGCCATTCTGCTGGCGCTTGGCAGTCCTGAACTGGAGATCGCCGGCATATCGGCCGTCGCCGGCAACGTGCCGCTGAAGCTCACCGAAAAGAACGCCCGCAAGATCTGCGAACTGGCCGGCCGGCCCGAAATCAAGGTCTACGCCGGCGCCATCCGTCCGTTGGCGCGCGAACTGGTCACGGCCGAGGAGGTCCATGGCAAGACCGGCTTGAACGGACCGGATTTGCCCGAACCGACAATGAAGCTGCAGGACCAGTATGCCGTCGATTTCATCGTCGAGACGCTGATGAAGGAAGAGAGCGGCACCATCACGCTCTGCCCGCTCGGACCGCTCACCAATGTTGCGCTGGCGCTGATCCGAGAGCCCCGGATTGCGCCGCGCATCAAGGAAATCGTGCTGATGGGCGGTGGCTTCTTCGAGGGCGGCAACGTCACGCCCACGGCCGAATTCAACATCTATGTCGATCCGCATGCCGCCGACGTCGTCTTCCGGTCCGGCATCCCGATCGTGATGATGCCGCTCGATGTCACCCACAAGGCGCTGACCACGTCCAAGCGCATCGAGGCGTTCCGCAAGCTCGGCACCAAGGTCGGCATCGCCGCCGCCGAGATGTTGGAATTCTTCGAGCGCTATGACGAAGGCAAATACGGCACGGATGGAGGGCCGCTGCACGACCCCTGCGTCATCGCCTATCTCCTGAAGCCCGACCTGTTCAAAGGCCGCCATTGCAACGTCACCGTGGAAACCGCCTCCGAACTGACCATGGGCATGACCGTGGTCGACTGGTGGGGGGTCACCTCCAGGGAAAAGAACGCCATGGTGATGCGCGACATCGACCATGATGGGTTTTTCGCGCTGCTGGTGGAAAGGCTGGGGCGGCTTAACTGA
- a CDS encoding LysE family translocator, producing MSLELYAAYVLACIVIILVPGPTVTLIIANSIRHGSRAGLANVVGTQAGLAVMIAIVGIGLNTLISGMGHWFEWVRLIGAAYLIWMGVQMFRSKGTLNADGTARKPRGGFFLQGLAVALSNPKTLIFFGAFFPQFISPAGNYPLQIVIMGLTAMIFAAMSDSTYALAAGRAGRMLSASRIKLLSRISGSFMVGGGLWLAFSKAK from the coding sequence ATGTCGCTGGAACTCTACGCCGCCTATGTTCTTGCCTGCATCGTGATCATCCTGGTGCCTGGGCCGACGGTGACCCTGATCATCGCCAACAGCATCCGCCACGGCTCCCGCGCCGGCCTCGCCAACGTCGTCGGCACGCAAGCCGGCCTTGCAGTCATGATCGCCATCGTCGGCATCGGCCTCAACACGCTGATTTCGGGCATGGGCCACTGGTTCGAGTGGGTCAGGCTGATCGGCGCGGCCTACCTGATCTGGATGGGCGTGCAGATGTTCCGCTCGAAGGGCACGCTGAACGCCGACGGAACCGCCCGCAAACCACGCGGCGGCTTCTTCCTGCAGGGCTTGGCCGTGGCGCTGAGCAATCCAAAGACGCTGATCTTCTTCGGCGCCTTCTTTCCGCAGTTCATCTCTCCCGCCGGCAACTACCCACTGCAGATCGTCATCATGGGCCTGACCGCCATGATCTTCGCCGCCATGTCGGACTCGACCTATGCGCTCGCCGCCGGCCGCGCCGGGCGCATGCTGTCGGCCAGCCGCATCAAGCTCCTGTCGCGGATCAGCGGCAGCTTCATGGTCGGCGGCGGCCTGTGGCTGGCGTTTTCGAAGGCAAAGTAA
- a CDS encoding amidase, producing MMRPRTKHAVPAASDICRLSAVELADAIRRKKLSVREVVTAFLDRIDAVNPLVNAIVSLRDRADILREADAADISRTDGTGALFGLPIAIKDLASTTGLRTSFGSPIFADFVPREDDFFVERIRDAGAIIIGKTNVPEFGLGSNTYNNVFGPTLNAFDPALTAGGSSGGAAVALALDMVPVADGSDFGGSLRNPAAWNNVYGFRPSQGLVPSGPDFEVFHAQMGVEGPMGRNVADMALLLDVQAGYHPQAPLSYEKQGSFLEGLATAATGGRIAWLGDLDGHLPIEPGILDLCEAALARFTDVSFLTEPLRPDFDFEALWQAFVTLRQASSGCALKVHYDDPARRGLLKPEAVWEVENAMRLTAPQIRAASVVRTSWYRTLLSIFDRFDLIALPTAQVFPFDVGTHWPREVGGRAMDSYHRWMQVSAFATLGGCPAVNVPVGFDDRGRPMGMQLVGKPRGDLAVLKAAAAYETTLPWPAGA from the coding sequence ATGATGCGTCCCCGCACGAAGCATGCCGTACCGGCGGCCAGCGACATCTGCCGCCTGTCGGCTGTCGAACTTGCAGACGCGATCCGCCGAAAGAAGCTCTCCGTGCGCGAGGTGGTGACGGCGTTCCTCGATCGCATCGATGCGGTCAACCCGCTGGTCAACGCCATCGTCTCGTTGCGCGACCGTGCCGACATACTGCGCGAGGCCGATGCCGCCGATATCAGCCGGACCGATGGCACCGGCGCGCTCTTTGGCCTACCCATCGCCATCAAGGACCTTGCCTCGACCACCGGCCTCAGGACCTCGTTCGGCTCGCCGATCTTCGCCGATTTCGTGCCGCGGGAAGACGATTTCTTCGTCGAACGCATCCGCGACGCCGGCGCCATCATCATCGGCAAGACCAACGTTCCCGAATTCGGGCTCGGCTCCAACACCTACAACAATGTTTTCGGGCCGACGCTGAACGCTTTCGATCCGGCGCTGACCGCGGGCGGCTCAAGCGGCGGAGCGGCGGTGGCGCTGGCGCTGGACATGGTGCCCGTCGCCGATGGCAGCGACTTCGGCGGCTCGCTGCGCAACCCGGCGGCCTGGAACAATGTCTACGGTTTCCGGCCGTCACAGGGGCTCGTGCCCAGCGGTCCCGACTTCGAGGTCTTCCACGCGCAGATGGGCGTCGAGGGGCCGATGGGCCGCAACGTCGCCGACATGGCGCTCTTGCTCGACGTGCAGGCCGGCTACCATCCGCAGGCGCCTCTCTCCTATGAGAAGCAAGGCTCCTTCCTCGAAGGCCTGGCGACGGCGGCGACCGGTGGCCGTATCGCCTGGCTCGGCGATCTCGACGGCCATCTGCCGATCGAGCCCGGCATCCTCGACTTATGCGAGGCAGCACTCGCACGGTTCACGGATGTATCTTTCCTGACCGAGCCCTTGCGACCGGATTTCGATTTCGAGGCACTCTGGCAGGCCTTCGTGACGCTGCGCCAGGCCAGCAGCGGCTGCGCTCTGAAAGTACACTATGACGACCCCGCCAGGCGTGGCCTGCTGAAGCCGGAAGCCGTATGGGAAGTGGAAAACGCGATGCGGCTGACGGCGCCGCAGATACGCGCGGCCTCGGTCGTCCGAACCTCCTGGTACCGCACGCTGCTGTCGATCTTCGACCGCTTCGACCTCATCGCGCTGCCGACCGCGCAGGTCTTTCCGTTCGATGTCGGCACCCATTGGCCGCGCGAGGTCGGGGGGCGGGCAATGGACAGCTATCATCGCTGGATGCAGGTTTCGGCCTTCGCCACCCTGGGCGGTTGCCCGGCGGTCAATGTTCCCGTCGGCTTCGACGACAGGGGCCGGCCGATGGGCATGCAGCTGGTCGGCAAGCCACGCGGCGACCTCGCCGTGCTGAAGGCCGCGGCTGCCTATGAGACGACGCTGCCTTGGCCCGCCGGAGCCTGA
- a CDS encoding ribokinase gives MIIVVGSINLDLIANVDRLPSPGETVSGSSFTTAPGGKGANQALAAARAGAQVRMVGAVGKDNFAPEALALLREAKVDLSGVGETFASTGTALIMVGDDGENIIAVVPGANASVVPGDLSKAFLTKGDVVLLQHEIPLATVDAALDQARVAGAITVLNTAPFHGGAAAFLGKADYAVANETEFDLYGEALALKGRDRAARMRDYASKTGRIIVVTLGGDGVMAATPGEFLTLPALQITPVDTVGAGDTFCGYFAAGLSSGLTLEQALARAGAAGSLACLKPGAQPAIPLAKDVDQALQEAG, from the coding sequence TTGATTATCGTAGTCGGTTCGATCAACCTCGACCTTATCGCCAATGTCGACCGCTTGCCGAGCCCCGGTGAGACGGTGAGCGGTTCCAGCTTCACGACGGCCCCCGGCGGCAAGGGCGCCAACCAGGCACTCGCCGCCGCGCGTGCCGGCGCTCAGGTGCGCATGGTCGGCGCCGTTGGCAAGGACAATTTCGCCCCCGAGGCACTGGCTTTGCTGCGCGAGGCCAAGGTCGACCTGTCGGGCGTGGGAGAGACCTTTGCCTCGACCGGCACGGCGCTGATCATGGTCGGCGATGACGGCGAAAACATCATCGCCGTGGTGCCCGGCGCCAACGCTTCCGTGGTGCCCGGCGACCTCTCCAAGGCTTTTCTGACAAAGGGCGACGTCGTGCTGCTGCAGCACGAGATTCCGCTCGCGACGGTCGATGCGGCCCTCGACCAGGCAAGGGTGGCCGGCGCGATCACTGTCCTCAACACGGCCCCTTTCCATGGCGGGGCAGCCGCCTTCCTCGGCAAGGCCGACTATGCGGTCGCGAACGAAACCGAATTCGACCTCTATGGCGAAGCCCTTGCCCTGAAAGGCCGCGATCGTGCAGCGCGCATGCGCGACTATGCCAGCAAGACTGGACGCATCATCGTCGTCACGCTCGGCGGCGACGGCGTGATGGCGGCAACGCCAGGCGAATTCCTGACCCTCCCTGCTTTGCAGATCACGCCGGTCGACACGGTCGGGGCCGGCGACACTTTCTGCGGCTATTTCGCCGCCGGCCTGTCGTCGGGCCTCACGCTCGAACAGGCATTGGCGCGTGCCGGCGCCGCCGGCTCGCTGGCTTGCCTTAAGCCCGGCGCCCAACCGGCGATCCCACTGGCCAAGGATGTCGACCAGGCGCTGCAAGAGGCCGGTTGA
- a CDS encoding methylated-DNA--[protein]-cysteine S-methyltransferase, with protein MSTHTAVLKKDITPEGSDYEIVRRAIEKISLDYRDQPSLEELAEEVGETPTGLQKLFTRWAGLSPKAFLQAVTLDHARRLLDSGMPLLETSFELGMSGPGRLHDLFVTHEAMSPGDYKTRGAGLTIRYGYHTSPFGTALIMATDRGLAGLAFCDGGEERTAFADMSGRWPNALYIEDREATGPYAARIFEPTLWRADQPLHVVMIGTDFQVRVWEALLQIPMGKARTYSSIAASIGAPSASRAVGAANGANPLSFVVPCHRAIGKSGDLTGYHWGLTRKRAILGWEAGQISS; from the coding sequence ATGAGCACACACACGGCAGTCCTCAAGAAGGACATCACGCCTGAGGGCAGCGACTACGAAATCGTACGCCGCGCCATCGAAAAGATCAGTCTCGACTATCGCGACCAGCCATCGCTGGAAGAACTGGCCGAGGAGGTCGGCGAGACGCCGACCGGCTTGCAAAAACTCTTCACCCGCTGGGCCGGCCTGTCGCCCAAGGCCTTCCTGCAGGCGGTGACGCTGGACCATGCGCGCAGGCTGCTCGATTCCGGCATGCCTCTGCTCGAAACCTCCTTCGAACTGGGCATGTCCGGCCCCGGCCGGCTGCACGACCTGTTCGTCACCCATGAGGCTATGTCACCGGGCGACTACAAGACGCGCGGCGCTGGCCTCACCATCCGCTACGGCTATCACACCTCCCCGTTCGGCACTGCCTTGATCATGGCCACCGACCGCGGGCTTGCCGGCCTCGCCTTCTGCGACGGGGGCGAGGAACGCACCGCTTTTGCCGACATGTCCGGCCGCTGGCCGAACGCGCTCTATATCGAGGACAGGGAAGCGACAGGGCCCTATGCCGCGCGCATCTTCGAGCCGACGCTGTGGCGCGCCGATCAGCCGCTTCATGTCGTCATGATCGGGACCGACTTCCAGGTCCGCGTCTGGGAGGCGCTGCTCCAGATTCCGATGGGCAAGGCCCGTACCTATTCCTCGATCGCGGCCAGCATCGGTGCGCCGAGCGCCAGCCGCGCGGTCGGCGCCGCCAACGGCGCCAACCCGCTCTCCTTCGTGGTGCCTTGCCACCGCGCCATCGGCAAATCAGGCGATCTCACCGGCTATCACTGGGGCCTGACCCGCAAGCGCGCCATCCTCGGTTGGGAGGCGGGGCAGATTTCGTCGTGA
- a CDS encoding DUF2244 domain-containing protein, whose translation MSDTNASFQADEPFFHALLTPHRSLGRTGFLILMGALMVGWLVTGAFFLSRGAWPVFGFFGLDVVAVYIAFRVNYRAARAREEVSVSRTSLDIRKTAPSGRSEAHRFNPFWVRFSIARHAEIGIIRMTVEAQGQNVPIGGFLDPDSRESFATAFSRALATAKAR comes from the coding sequence ATGAGTGACACAAACGCCTCGTTTCAGGCTGACGAGCCCTTCTTTCACGCGTTGCTGACCCCGCACCGGTCGCTGGGCAGGACGGGCTTCCTGATCCTGATGGGCGCACTGATGGTCGGCTGGCTGGTGACGGGTGCGTTTTTCCTGTCGCGCGGTGCCTGGCCGGTGTTCGGCTTCTTCGGCCTCGACGTGGTGGCCGTCTACATCGCCTTCCGCGTCAATTACCGGGCTGCACGCGCCCGCGAGGAAGTGTCGGTCTCGCGCACCAGCCTCGACATTCGCAAGACGGCCCCCTCGGGAAGGTCGGAAGCGCATCGCTTTAATCCGTTCTGGGTACGGTTTTCGATCGCCCGGCACGCCGAGATCGGCATCATCAGAATGACCGTGGAGGCACAAGGCCAGAACGTGCCGATCGGCGGCTTCCTCGACCCCGATTCGCGCGAGAGCTTCGCCACCGCCTTCTCGCGCGCGCTGGCGACCGCCAAGGCGCGCTAA
- the nth gene encoding endonuclease III → MARPKSNESSMPEKELPAGRRDGSNAKARPRPARRSSRYSPAEVHEIFRRFSVQRPEPRGELEHVNAFTLLVAVVLSAQATDAGVNKATRALFKVADTPQKMLALGETKVGDHIRTIGLWRNKAKNVIALSQALIRDHGGEVPDDRDELVKLPGVGRKTANVVLNMAFGQHTMAVDTHILRIGNRLGLAPGKTPEQVEQGLLKIIPDEYMRHAHHWLILHGRYVCKARKPDCPACVIADICKAEVKTTSIPAPLVPIAPLETVAADDQAP, encoded by the coding sequence ATGGCGCGTCCCAAGTCCAATGAGTCTTCCATGCCCGAAAAAGAGCTGCCGGCCGGACGCCGTGATGGCTCCAATGCCAAGGCGCGCCCTCGGCCGGCGCGGCGCTCGTCCCGCTACAGCCCGGCTGAAGTGCATGAGATTTTCCGGCGTTTTTCGGTGCAGCGGCCGGAGCCGAGGGGCGAACTCGAACACGTCAATGCCTTCACGCTGCTGGTGGCGGTGGTGCTTTCGGCGCAAGCGACCGATGCCGGTGTCAACAAGGCAACGCGGGCTCTGTTCAAGGTTGCGGACACGCCGCAAAAGATGCTGGCGCTCGGTGAAACCAAGGTCGGCGACCATATCAGGACCATCGGTCTCTGGCGCAACAAGGCCAAGAACGTCATCGCCCTATCGCAGGCGCTGATCCGCGACCATGGCGGCGAGGTGCCGGATGACCGCGATGAACTGGTCAAGTTGCCCGGTGTCGGGCGCAAGACCGCCAATGTCGTGCTCAACATGGCCTTCGGCCAGCATACGATGGCGGTCGACACGCATATCTTGCGCATCGGCAACCGGCTTGGCCTGGCGCCCGGCAAGACGCCGGAACAGGTCGAGCAGGGGTTGTTGAAGATCATCCCGGACGAATATATGCGCCATGCGCATCACTGGCTGATCCTGCACGGCCGCTATGTCTGCAAGGCGCGCAAGCCGGATTGCCCGGCCTGCGTCATCGCCGATATTTGCAAGGCAGAGGTGAAGACGACCAGCATTCCGGCGCCCTTGGTGCCGATCGCCCCGCTTGAAACTGTCGCCGCCGACGATCAGGCGCCGTAG
- a CDS encoding YdeI/OmpD-associated family protein: MGRAKRPDTRRKRLDQMLDELQRGGVYMNMVWHG; this comes from the coding sequence ATCGGCCGCGCCAAGCGTCCGGACACCAGGCGAAAGCGGCTCGACCAGATGCTGGACGAGTTGCAGCGAGGCGGTGTCTACATGAATATGGTCTGGCACGGCTGA
- a CDS encoding GNAT family N-acetyltransferase has protein sequence MKNPHGVPVIETERTILRAHQLKDFDAYIAMWADPVVTRFIGGKPRTREESWMRFLRHAGLWSLLGYGFWAIEEKATGRFIGEAGFHDLKRDMEPSIEGIPEAGWALAPAAHGAGLATEIVSRVHGWGDETFGRARTVCIIDPENTASLNVARKCGYIELTQTLYHDAPTMLLERLP, from the coding sequence ATGAAAAATCCGCACGGTGTTCCGGTCATCGAGACCGAGCGAACCATTCTAAGGGCGCACCAACTGAAGGATTTCGACGCCTATATCGCCATGTGGGCCGACCCCGTCGTCACGCGCTTCATCGGCGGCAAGCCGCGCACGCGTGAGGAAAGCTGGATGCGCTTCCTGCGCCATGCCGGCCTGTGGTCGCTGCTTGGCTACGGCTTCTGGGCCATCGAGGAGAAAGCGACCGGCCGTTTCATCGGTGAGGCCGGGTTCCACGATCTGAAGCGCGACATGGAGCCGTCGATCGAAGGCATCCCCGAGGCGGGGTGGGCGCTCGCCCCGGCCGCGCACGGCGCCGGTCTTGCCACGGAGATCGTCAGCCGCGTGCATGGCTGGGGCGACGAGACGTTCGGCCGTGCCAGAACCGTCTGCATCATCGATCCCGAAAATACGGCTTCGCTGAACGTCGCCAGGAAGTGCGGCTATATCGAGCTGACGCAGACCCTCTACCATGATGCGCCGACCATGCTGCTGGAGCGGCTGCCCTGA
- a CDS encoding IclR family transcriptional regulator, whose translation MDLPGNSADAEIRRTSVEGVAALDRAIAILDAFSTADRSLSLAEIAMRTGLYKSTILRLANSLLRGQLLERLDDGRYRVGPAAFRLGALYQRSVVAVDILLPIMRALSERSWESVAFYVRSGDVRTCLYRVESKHPIRYTIREGDVLPLLAGSGGRVLAAFSGQQGEPYETIRKTCNCLAVGDRDPETAGVSAPVFGPGHALLGALTLAGPSTRVDAAFLERMKRPLLEAAARATRAFGEDASMLEQASLATEA comes from the coding sequence ATGGACTTACCAGGCAACTCGGCTGATGCGGAAATCCGGCGTACCTCCGTCGAAGGTGTTGCGGCACTCGACCGGGCGATCGCCATCCTCGATGCCTTCAGCACGGCCGACCGCTCGCTAAGTCTTGCTGAAATCGCGATGCGCACCGGTCTTTACAAAAGCACGATCCTGCGGCTCGCCAATTCGCTGTTGCGCGGGCAACTGCTCGAGCGCCTGGACGATGGGCGCTATCGCGTCGGACCCGCCGCCTTTCGGCTGGGCGCGCTTTACCAGCGTTCGGTGGTGGCGGTGGACATCCTGTTGCCGATCATGCGCGCTCTCTCCGAACGAAGTTGGGAGAGTGTTGCCTTCTACGTCCGCTCGGGAGACGTGCGCACCTGTCTTTACCGGGTCGAATCCAAGCATCCGATCCGCTACACGATACGCGAAGGCGACGTATTGCCTCTGCTGGCCGGTTCGGGCGGGCGCGTGCTGGCGGCGTTTTCGGGACAGCAGGGCGAACCCTACGAAACCATCCGCAAAACGTGCAATTGTCTCGCTGTGGGTGACCGCGACCCCGAAACGGCAGGCGTCTCGGCGCCGGTTTTCGGGCCGGGACACGCGCTGCTTGGCGCCTTGACGCTGGCTGGTCCAAGCACGCGCGTCGACGCTGCGTTCCTTGAGCGCATGAAGCGCCCGCTGCTCGAGGCGGCGGCCCGCGCCACTCGCGCCTTCGGCGAGGATGCCTCCATGCTGGAGCAGGCGAGCCTCGCGACGGAGGCTTAG
- a CDS encoding Bug family tripartite tricarboxylate transporter substrate binding protein: MLNRRRFLMSTAAAGAAGLVASHFSPAFAEGAPQVQIFVPAAPGGGWDQTARTMDQVLRGEKLISGSQITNVGGAGGTVGLPQFINQWSGKGNALMVAGMVMVGAIIANKAANNLTQVTPIARLTGEFEALVVPADSPFKTAADFVAALKADPTKVPVAGGSAGGSDHILFGLIAKTVGVPAPSLSYVPFAGGGEALSALLGNQVAAGISGFGEFSEQVKAGALRLLAISADKRQDGIDAPTLKEAGIDVELFNWRGVFAPPGISDADKAAMITLVEAMAKSDAWATECKNRNWTSILLTGDDYAKFVTEDSARIEAILKDLGLA; this comes from the coding sequence ATGCTGAACAGACGCAGATTTTTGATGAGTACGGCGGCGGCTGGCGCGGCCGGGCTGGTGGCATCGCATTTCTCACCCGCCTTCGCCGAAGGTGCGCCTCAAGTCCAGATCTTCGTGCCGGCGGCGCCCGGCGGCGGCTGGGACCAGACGGCGCGCACGATGGATCAGGTGCTGCGCGGCGAGAAGCTCATCTCCGGCTCGCAGATCACCAATGTCGGTGGTGCCGGCGGAACGGTAGGGCTGCCGCAGTTCATCAATCAGTGGAGCGGCAAAGGCAATGCGCTCATGGTCGCGGGCATGGTCATGGTGGGCGCCATCATCGCCAACAAGGCGGCCAACAACCTGACCCAAGTCACGCCCATCGCCCGTCTCACCGGGGAGTTCGAGGCGCTGGTGGTGCCGGCGGACTCGCCGTTCAAGACGGCCGCCGATTTCGTCGCGGCACTCAAGGCCGATCCGACGAAGGTTCCTGTCGCGGGCGGCTCGGCCGGTGGGTCCGACCACATCCTGTTCGGCCTGATCGCCAAGACGGTCGGCGTTCCGGCTCCCAGCCTCTCCTATGTACCGTTCGCGGGCGGCGGCGAAGCTCTGTCGGCATTGCTCGGCAACCAGGTGGCGGCCGGCATTTCCGGCTTCGGCGAGTTCTCCGAGCAAGTCAAGGCGGGCGCGCTCAGGTTGCTCGCCATTTCGGCCGACAAGCGCCAGGACGGCATCGACGCGCCGACGCTCAAGGAAGCCGGTATCGATGTGGAACTGTTCAACTGGCGCGGCGTCTTCGCGCCGCCCGGCATTTCCGACGCCGACAAGGCGGCCATGATCACGCTGGTCGAAGCCATGGCCAAGAGCGATGCATGGGCGACCGAATGCAAGAACCGCAACTGGACGTCCATCCTGCTCACCGGCGACGACTATGCCAAATTCGTCACTGAGGATTCGGCTCGCATCGAGGCCATCCTCAAGGATCTCGGTCTCGCCTGA
- a CDS encoding tripartite tricarboxylate transporter TctB family protein gives MSTTDQQAVPPRLAVPELLIGVGLLACAGAVAWQTLAIPVSPLYSKVGPTVFPYLTMVGLIVLSLLLILAALRGGWQPEEEKETPTDWKAMGFVVIGLLANLVLIQPLGFTAASVIMFVLVCYGFGSRHTLRDVLTGLVLALAAYFGFAKALGVNIGAGVVENQLNMVIDAFTSTLGG, from the coding sequence ATGAGCACCACCGACCAGCAGGCAGTGCCGCCGCGACTTGCCGTACCGGAATTGTTGATCGGCGTCGGCCTCCTGGCCTGCGCCGGGGCCGTGGCCTGGCAGACGCTGGCGATCCCGGTCTCGCCGCTCTATTCCAAGGTTGGTCCGACCGTCTTTCCCTATCTGACCATGGTCGGCCTGATTGTGCTTTCCCTGCTGCTCATCCTCGCCGCGCTTCGCGGCGGCTGGCAGCCGGAGGAGGAAAAGGAAACGCCGACCGACTGGAAGGCGATGGGCTTCGTCGTCATCGGTCTGCTGGCCAATCTTGTGCTCATCCAGCCGCTCGGTTTCACCGCCGCGTCGGTCATCATGTTCGTTCTCGTCTGCTACGGCTTCGGCAGCAGGCATACGCTGCGCGATGTGCTCACCGGCCTGGTGCTGGCGCTGGCTGCTTATTTCGGCTTTGCCAAGGCGCTCGGCGTCAACATCGGCGCTGGTGTCGTCGAGAACCAGCTGAACATGGTGATCGACGCGTTCACCAGCACGCTGGGAGGCTGA